The sequence AAGGCGTTCTGGGCGCCGATGGCGACGATCAGGGACAGGCCGGTGCCGAATCCGGCGGCCGCGGCGGTCAGGGCGTGGTTCATGCCCTCGACGTTAGGCAGCCGATCACCGCAGGTACAGCTAAAGATTCTTACGTATCCTTAGCGCTCGTGATGACGGAGCTTCCCCTGGAACAGGTGCGGACGCTGCTGGCGGTGGTGGACGAGGGCACGTTCGACGCGGCGGCCGCGGCTCTGCACGTGACACCGTCAGCGGTCAGCCAGCGGGTCAAGGCGCTGGAGCAGCGCACGGGCCGAGTGCTGCTCCAGCGCACCAAACCGGTGCGCCCGACGGAGTCCGGCGCGGTGCTGGTGCGGTTCGCCCGGCAGTTGTCCCGGCTGGAGCGGGACGCGCGCGGCGAGCTGGGGCTGAGCGGGGCCGGGGAACCGACGCGGGTCTCGGTCGCGGTGAACGCGGACTCGCTGGCGACCTGGTTCCTCGGGGCGCTCACCCGGGTGCCGGGGCTCTGCTTCGAACTGCACCGGGAGGACGAGGACCACACGGCGGCGCTGCTGCGCGAAGGGCTCGTGATGGCGGCCGTGACCTCTTCCCCCGACCCGGTGCCGGGCTGCTCGGTCCGCGTGCTCGGCCGGATGCGCTATCTGCCGGTGGCCACGCCGGACTTCGCCGAGCTGCACCTGGACGGGCCCCTGCGGGATCTCCTGCCCGAGGCCCCCGTCGTCGTCTTCGACCGCAAGGACGACTTCCAGGACGTCTTCGTACGGCGCCTCGGCGGCACGTCGGCGGGGCTGCTGCGGCACTACGTGCCCACGTCGGAGGGCTTTCTCGACGCGGTCGCCGCGGGGCTCGGCTGGGGCATGGTCCCCGAGGCCCAGGCCCGCCCGCTGCTGCGCGAGGGCCGCCTCGGCCTGCTCGAGCCGGGCACATGGATGGACGTCAGGCTGCACTGGCAGCAGTGGAAACTCGACTCCCCAGCGCTGGAGGCCCTGGCCGAGGCGGTGGCGGCGACGGCGGCTCGGGCACTGCGCCCGTGACGGTCAGCGAGCCTGCGCGTCCAGCCGCCCGGCCGCGCTGTCCAGCAGCATCTCCAGAGCCGTCGGATAGGCGCTGGTGACCATGCGGGCGGCCAGCAGCGGGGCCGCTTCGGCGATGCGGGGATGGCCGGCGCGCGGCAGGCGGGCGTAGGTCGAGTGCCAGGTGGCCTCGTCGGCCCTCTGGGCCGCTATCGGCAGGGCCAGGGAAGCGGAGTCCAGGGCGGCGAAGGCCAGCGTCTGGTCGATGAAGGCGTGGTAGACGCGAACCGTCTCCTCGAGCGGGAATCCGGCCGTGCGCAGGACGTCCAGGACCGCCTCGTCGGCGGCCAGCTCGTGGGAACGGCCGGTGACCCGGTTGGCGGTCAGCAGCGCCGCCTGCGGGTGCGCGACGTACGCGGCGTGGATGCGCAGCCCGATCGCCCGGAGGTCCGCACGCCACTGTCCCGTCGGTTCCCAGCCCGTCAGCGCCCGACCGATGAGCGCGTCCCCGATGGCCAGGGTCAGGTCGTCCATGCCCCGGAAGTACCGGTACAGCGTGCTGGGGTCGCAGTCGAGGGCGAGGCCCAGGCGGCGCGCGCTGAGCCCGGCGCTGCCGTGCTCGCGCAGCAGCCGCAGCGCGGTCTCGACGATCAGCCGCTCGGACAGCACGGTGCCGCTGCGGGTCGGGCGGCGCCGGCGGCGCTTCTCCTCGGGCACCACGGGTTTGGGCACGGCGGCTCCTGTCGTCTCCGTGGCTTATGCCAACACCATTGACCTTATGCCATGCCCCGGCGTTGGATTCCGGCCAAGGCGCGCCTGCCACGTTCTCGTTCCGTTCCCTTCAGGCAGGGAGTAATTCCGTCATGCGTGTACTGCTCGTGGGTGCCGGCGGTGTCGGCACCGCTGTCACCCGGATCGCGGCCCGGCGTCCGTTCTTCGATCTGATGGTGGTCGCCGACTACGACCCCGCGCGGGCCGAGGCGGCCGTCGCGGCGCTCGGCGACGCCGGGGACCGGTTCCGTGCCGAACGCGTCGACGCGGGCGACGAGGCCGGTGTGGCCGGGCTGCTCGCCCGCCACGGCTGCGACGTCCTGCTCAACGCCACCGACCCGCGCTTCGTCATGCCCCTGTTCCGGGCCGCGCGCGCGGCCGGCGCGACCTATGTGGACATGGCGATGTCGCTGTCCCGGCCGCACCCCGAGCGGCCGTACGAGGAGTGCGGCACCAAGCTGGGCGACGAGCAGTTCGCGCTGGCCGGCGAGTGGGCCGAGGCGGGTGCGCTCGCCCTGGTCGGCATGGGTGTGGAGCCGGGGCTGTCGGACGTGTTCGCGCGCTACGCGGCCGACGAACTCTTCGACACCATCGAGGAGATCGGCATCCGCGACGGCGCGAACCTCACCGTCGACGGCCATGACTTCGCGCCGTCCTTCAACATCTGGACCACCATCGAGGAGTGTCTGAACCCGCCGGTCGTGTACGAGGAGGGGCGCGGCTGGTTCACCACACCTCCGTTCAGCGAGCCGGAGGTGTTCGACTTCCCGGAGGGCATCGGCCCGGTGGAGTGCGTGAACGTCGAGCACGAAGAGGTGCTGCTGGTGCCCCGCTGGGTCGGCGCGCGGCGCGTCACCTTCAAGTACGGTCTGGGCGGGGAGTTCATCGAGACGCTGAAGACGCTGCACCGGCTGGGCCTCGACCGCACCGAGCCGGTGACCGTGGCCGGCGCGGAGGGTCCGGTCGTGGTCTCGCCGCGGGACGTGGTCGCCGCGTGCCTGCCGGATCCGGCGACGCTGGGCGATCGGATGCACGGCAAGACGTGCGCGGGCACGTGGGTGCGGGGCACCAAGGACGGGGCGCCGCGCGAGGTGTACCTGTATCACGTGGTCGACAACCAGTGGTCCATGGCGGAGTACGGCTGTCAGGCGGTGGTGTGGCAGACGGCGGTCAATCCGGTCGTCGCCCTGGAACTCCTCGCCACCGGTGCCTGGTCGGGCGCGGGTGTCCTCGGCCCGGAGGCGTTTCCCGCCGGTCCGTTCCTCGAACTCCTGACCGCCTACGGCTCCCCGTGGGGCCTGCGCGAGCAGTGACCGGAAACCGGTGTTTGACGGCCGTCTCGACGGTGACCCGAACTCGCGTTACACAGGTGCAAGGGCGCGGACGACATCGATCGCAGGTGACTTCCATGGGCAACTGGCGAGACCTGGCCTCGTGCCGCCACACGGACCCCGACCTGTTCTTCCCGATCGGCACCACCGGGCCCGCGACGCTGCAGACGCAGCGGGCCAAGGCCGTGTGCGAGTGCTGCCGGGTCCGGGAGCAGTGTCTGAAGTGGGCGCTGGGAACGGGACAGCCGGTCGGCATCTGGGGCGGCACGACGGAGACGGAACGCCGAGCGTTGCGCCGGCGCGGGGGCGTGCGGCGCCCCTGATCCCGCGCGGGGGCCCGTTCCTCACCCTTCGGCAGGCGGTGCCACCGCGGGCAACCGCAGGGTGAACACCGCGCCTTGGCCGGGTTCGCTCGCCGCTTCGGCCGTGCCGCCGTGGGCCGCGACCAGGTGGCGGACGATGGGCAGGCCGAGACCGCTGCCGCCGGTGCGGCGGCTGCGGGACTTCTCGGCTCGCCAGAAGCGGTCGAAGACATGCGGCAGGTCCTCGGGCGCGATGCCCGTTCCGGTGTCCGCGACGGTGAGGACGACCTCCTCGCCGTCCCGGCGGGCGGTCAGCGTGACCATGCCGTCGGCGGGGGTGTGGCGCAGCGCGTTGGAGACCAGGTTCCCCAGCGCCTGCCGCATCCGTACCGGGTCGGCCTCCAGCCAGGCCGTGTCGTCGGCCTCGGCGCGCAGGGCGACTCCGGCGGCGTCGGCGGCCACCCGGTGGGCGGCGGTGACCTGCCCGAGCAGGTCACCGGCCGGGAGCGGTTCGCGGTGCAGGCGCAGGGTGCCCGCGTCGGCGGCCGCGAGGTCCTGCAGGTCGTCGATGATCCGCTGGAGCACCAGCGACTCCTCGTGCAGGGAGGCAAGCAGGGCGGGATCGGGGGCGACGACGCCGTCGCGCACGACCTCCAGCCAGCCGCGGATGTTGGTGAGCGGGCTGCGCAGTTCATGGGCGATGTCGCTGACCATCGCCTTGCGCTGGACCTCCAGGCGCTCGCGGCGCTCGGCGAGGCCGTTGAAGGCCTCGGCGAGGATGCCGGTCTCGTCCCGGGTCGTCACCGGCACCCGTACATGCAGTTCGGGCGGTTGCTGAGCGGCCGCGGTCAGCGCGCGCAGTGGCCGCACCAGCCGGACGGCGACGACGGCGGTCACGGCGAAGGTGACGGCGAGGACCAGCCCGGCCGCGCCGATCACCTTGGCCTTGTTGGCCGCGGACATGTCGAAGCGGGAGGGGTTCTGGTCCCCGATGCCGAGGAACAGCTCCGCCACCGGGGCGACATAGGGCTCCAGCTGAGTGCGGCGGGCGCTCAGCACACAGCGCTGCTCGGCCTGCGTGGCCGTCTTGACGGTGCGGGTCTTCGCATACTTCTTGAACAGATAGCCGGCGCCCAGGGGATCCTTTCCACTGGGATCCAAGGTGAGATACAGCGGACCGAGCTCGATGCCCGCCTTCTTCAGGCAGGGCCGGATCAGCGCCGCGAGATCGGTCATGGCCCGTTTCTCCGTCGGGGTGGTGATGTCCGGCTGCCAGTCCTCGCAACTCTGGTTGGCGTAGGAGATGTCGACGCCGTCCGGGCTGTCGAGCACGGGGCGTCCGCTCGGGGTCCGCACCACGGTGGCCTCGACGCCGAAACGCTCGTAGCACGCCCTGCGTTTGGCGGCGAGCGCGTCCAGCCGGTCCCGCTCCTCGGCGGTGACCCGGTAGGGGCCCACCGCCCGCGGGTCGATGCCGCTGAGCTGGGCCCCGGTCTCGGTGTAGGTGTCGGTGCGCAGCGGGTCGACGGTGGCGGCGGGCCGGGGCGGCAGCGGGGTGCCGCCCGGCGCGGAGTCGGCGACCAGGGAGCGGTCGGCGCTGGTGAGGGCGATCCGTCGGCCGGTCTGGTGGGCGAGGTCGCGGACGGTGCGCCGGACGTCCGACCAGTCGGGGTGGGTGGCCGCGTAACCGCTGAGCCGGGCCAGGATGCTGTTGTCGGCGGCGATGTCCTGGCCCTGTTCCTCCTTGAGGGCACTCGTGGTCGTGGTCACCGCGAGCCAGGCGGTGGCCGCCACCGAGCAGACGGCGATGAGCGCGGAGACGAACAGCAGCCGGACCAGGAGCCGTTTGCGCAGGGGTATCCGGCGCTTCACGGCCGCGCGCCGCTCAGCTTGTAGCCGACGCCGAACACGGTCACCAGACGGACCGGCCGCCGCGGGTCGGCCTCGATCTTCCGGCGCAGGTTCATGATGTGCACGTCGACGGCCCGCTCGGTGGAGGCACGGTCGAAGCCGCGGGTGCACTGCAGCAGTTGCCGCCGGGAGAAGACCCGGTCCGGCTCCGCGGCCATGGCGAGCAGGATCTGGAACTCGGCCGGCGTGCAGTCGACCGGCGTCCCGTCGCAGCGCACCTCGTGCCGGACCGGATCGACGCTGATCCCCGCGGCGCGTACGACGGGGTCGTCGTCCCGCAGGCCCGCACCGCGCCCGCCCCGCCTGAGGACCGTGCGGATGCGGGCCATCAGCTCGCGCGGGCTGTACGGCTTGGTCATGTAGTCGTCGGCACCCAGTTCCAGGCCGAGCAGCACGTCGTCCTCGGCGGCGCGGGCGGTGAGCATGACCACGGGGATGCCGGGGTCCTCGGCGTCCTTGCGCAGCACCCGGCACACGCCGAAGCCGTCGATCACCGGGAGCATCAGGTCGAGCACGAGGAGGTCGGGCCGCAGGCGCCGGGCCGCGTCGATCGCGGCCGCGCCGTCGTGGACCACCGTGGCGGTGTGTCCCTCGGCCAGCAGGGAGCGGCGGATGAGTTCGGCCTGCTTCTCGTCGTCCTCGGCGACCAGTACATGTGCGCACACGAGTTCGGATCCTAGGCTGTTCAGCGGGTGAGCCAGTCGGCGTACCCCATGACGACGACCGGGTGCCGGTGCGGGTCCAGGGTGCGCAGGAGGTCCTTCATGTGGGCCTTGGCGATGCTGACGCAGGCGTGGGTGGGGCCGCCGTGGTCGACGTGCAGCCAGATCCCGCCGCCGCGCTTCGGGCCGAGGGGGCGGCTCCAGTCCAGGGGCGAGGTGCCGGACGCGCGGTTGTAGTCGATGGCGACTACGTAGTCGAAGGATCCGGCGAGGGGTTCACCCTCGAAGCCGGTGCCGGGCGAGACGAATCCCGTCGAGTGGTGGTACGGCAGCCTGGTGCCCGGATCGGACAGCAGGCCGCCGGCGTCGCTGAGGGTGTAGACCCCGAGCGGGGAGCGCAGGTCTCCCGCCATGTGGTGGTCGCTCCAGCCGTGCAGGGCGTTGTGGGCGGGCCAGGCCGCGCCCGCCTCCCAGCCGGTGGCGGTGCGCTCGTGCACGACGACCGTGCAGAGCGGGGAGTCCTTGCCGCGCCCGGTGACCACGACGGCCTGCCGGCAGCGGGC is a genomic window of Streptomyces griseochromogenes containing:
- a CDS encoding TetR/AcrR family transcriptional regulator — encoded protein: MPKPVVPEEKRRRRRPTRSGTVLSERLIVETALRLLREHGSAGLSARRLGLALDCDPSTLYRYFRGMDDLTLAIGDALIGRALTGWEPTGQWRADLRAIGLRIHAAYVAHPQAALLTANRVTGRSHELAADEAVLDVLRTAGFPLEETVRVYHAFIDQTLAFAALDSASLALPIAAQRADEATWHSTYARLPRAGHPRIAEAAPLLAARMVTSAYPTALEMLLDSAAGRLDAQAR
- a CDS encoding saccharopine dehydrogenase family protein; this translates as MRVLLVGAGGVGTAVTRIAARRPFFDLMVVADYDPARAEAAVAALGDAGDRFRAERVDAGDEAGVAGLLARHGCDVLLNATDPRFVMPLFRAARAAGATYVDMAMSLSRPHPERPYEECGTKLGDEQFALAGEWAEAGALALVGMGVEPGLSDVFARYAADELFDTIEEIGIRDGANLTVDGHDFAPSFNIWTTIEECLNPPVVYEEGRGWFTTPPFSEPEVFDFPEGIGPVECVNVEHEEVLLVPRWVGARRVTFKYGLGGEFIETLKTLHRLGLDRTEPVTVAGAEGPVVVSPRDVVAACLPDPATLGDRMHGKTCAGTWVRGTKDGAPREVYLYHVVDNQWSMAEYGCQAVVWQTAVNPVVALELLATGAWSGAGVLGPEAFPAGPFLELLTAYGSPWGLREQ
- a CDS encoding LysR family transcriptional regulator ArgP yields the protein MMTELPLEQVRTLLAVVDEGTFDAAAAALHVTPSAVSQRVKALEQRTGRVLLQRTKPVRPTESGAVLVRFARQLSRLERDARGELGLSGAGEPTRVSVAVNADSLATWFLGALTRVPGLCFELHREDEDHTAALLREGLVMAAVTSSPDPVPGCSVRVLGRMRYLPVATPDFAELHLDGPLRDLLPEAPVVVFDRKDDFQDVFVRRLGGTSAGLLRHYVPTSEGFLDAVAAGLGWGMVPEAQARPLLREGRLGLLEPGTWMDVRLHWQQWKLDSPALEALAEAVAATAARALRP
- a CDS encoding WhiB family transcriptional regulator, with the protein product MGNWRDLASCRHTDPDLFFPIGTTGPATLQTQRAKAVCECCRVREQCLKWALGTGQPVGIWGGTTETERRALRRRGGVRRP
- a CDS encoding sensor histidine kinase, producing the protein MKRRIPLRKRLLVRLLFVSALIAVCSVAATAWLAVTTTTSALKEEQGQDIAADNSILARLSGYAATHPDWSDVRRTVRDLAHQTGRRIALTSADRSLVADSAPGGTPLPPRPAATVDPLRTDTYTETGAQLSGIDPRAVGPYRVTAEERDRLDALAAKRRACYERFGVEATVVRTPSGRPVLDSPDGVDISYANQSCEDWQPDITTPTEKRAMTDLAALIRPCLKKAGIELGPLYLTLDPSGKDPLGAGYLFKKYAKTRTVKTATQAEQRCVLSARRTQLEPYVAPVAELFLGIGDQNPSRFDMSAANKAKVIGAAGLVLAVTFAVTAVVAVRLVRPLRALTAAAQQPPELHVRVPVTTRDETGILAEAFNGLAERRERLEVQRKAMVSDIAHELRSPLTNIRGWLEVVRDGVVAPDPALLASLHEESLVLQRIIDDLQDLAAADAGTLRLHREPLPAGDLLGQVTAAHRVAADAAGVALRAEADDTAWLEADPVRMRQALGNLVSNALRHTPADGMVTLTARRDGEEVVLTVADTGTGIAPEDLPHVFDRFWRAEKSRSRRTGGSGLGLPIVRHLVAAHGGTAEAASEPGQGAVFTLRLPAVAPPAEG
- a CDS encoding response regulator transcription factor, which gives rise to MCAHVLVAEDDEKQAELIRRSLLAEGHTATVVHDGAAAIDAARRLRPDLLVLDLMLPVIDGFGVCRVLRKDAEDPGIPVVMLTARAAEDDVLLGLELGADDYMTKPYSPRELMARIRTVLRRGGRGAGLRDDDPVVRAAGISVDPVRHEVRCDGTPVDCTPAEFQILLAMAAEPDRVFSRRQLLQCTRGFDRASTERAVDVHIMNLRRKIEADPRRPVRLVTVFGVGYKLSGARP